One genomic segment of Spirochaetota bacterium includes these proteins:
- a CDS encoding fibronectin type III domain-containing protein produces the protein MNKSINENLAYSTLIWKLLLIIIVISFFMIFGCNNVNPSNPTPIPPTNLQVSVISCSQIDLSWEDNSDNEDGFKIERAPDYNGTPGGYGEIAGVARDETSFNDCGLDAGTSYYYRIKAFSSLGDSGYSNEVKDATKTPGSDFDQPTDIEKRYGDTDTSIIQNFPPLDDIINKPAPDLPVYGLYTWYSSWGDWYHRYDDINDVGWKSVRVGGFHHAMDPDTLEIDDALDETMVGLLENGNYEPIYTLKSKKTRADYGDGEEPDFFNIEDDQAFIDGYVDVLDVMMNRYGPGGTFFDEYPELPYRPILHWEIWNEPNLHYLLSGEYWDGLDKEGKADLYARLLIGAYNHIRSNSAWDDVKVVAPGVCGVSAANADNDGEGWRKSFVQSVHENLVEHGGHANYYDILSTHPYTHDVAPDTEHLLSSYSYSPPNSHSEIRESMEDFGNGDKPVWYTEVGWHRDVGHYDADEHESVTERLQAAYVSRLYLIAMRLGVERAHIMFVSDSDTFNGGFFNNDDRSWWEQTYAVNNMINLMPNPKLIGAVNDGGYGENDLPDSYGYYAYTFDPDTTVTGEPSVIVAWNVEGPITVEIPCESGEYRVFDMLGGDEKAITTSSQLRVNIGPCPIYIVRVE, from the coding sequence ATGAATAAATCAATAAATGAAAATTTAGCATATAGTACTTTGATTTGGAAATTGTTATTAATTATTATAGTTATCTCCTTTTTCATGATATTTGGATGTAATAATGTCAATCCATCTAATCCCACACCTATACCACCCACAAATCTCCAGGTATCGGTAATCTCCTGTAGCCAGATAGATCTGAGTTGGGAGGACAACTCGGACAATGAGGATGGTTTTAAAATCGAGAGGGCGCCGGATTATAACGGCACTCCAGGTGGCTATGGGGAGATCGCTGGAGTTGCCAGGGACGAAACCTCCTTCAATGACTGTGGCCTGGATGCTGGCACAAGTTATTATTATAGAATTAAAGCCTTTAGCAGTCTTGGTGATTCAGGATATTCTAATGAAGTGAAGGATGCTACTAAGACCCCAGGAAGCGATTTTGACCAACCAACGGATATTGAAAAGAGATATGGCGACACCGATACCAGCATTATACAGAATTTTCCCCCCTTGGATGACATTATCAATAAACCTGCGCCGGATCTACCAGTTTATGGACTATATACATGGTATTCAAGCTGGGGAGATTGGTATCATCGATATGATGATATAAATGATGTTGGCTGGAAATCGGTTCGTGTTGGTGGATTTCATCATGCAATGGATCCTGATACATTAGAGATAGATGATGCACTTGATGAAACAATGGTCGGATTATTAGAAAACGGCAATTATGAACCGATATATACGCTAAAGAGTAAAAAAACAAGGGCAGATTATGGGGATGGCGAGGAACCTGATTTCTTCAATATAGAGGATGATCAAGCTTTTATTGATGGCTATGTAGATGTTCTTGATGTAATGATGAATAGATATGGGCCAGGCGGAACATTTTTTGATGAATATCCAGAATTGCCATACAGACCAATTCTGCATTGGGAGATCTGGAATGAGCCGAATCTTCATTATCTATTAAGCGGGGAATACTGGGATGGCCTTGATAAGGAGGGTAAAGCAGATCTATATGCAAGATTGCTGATTGGAGCTTATAATCATATCAGATCAAATTCTGCTTGGGATGATGTTAAGGTTGTAGCGCCCGGAGTATGTGGAGTGAGTGCAGCAAATGCTGATAATGATGGAGAGGGTTGGAGGAAATCATTTGTTCAGTCAGTGCATGAAAATTTAGTAGAGCATGGTGGCCATGCAAATTACTATGATATTCTTTCTACTCATCCATACACCCATGATGTGGCACCGGATACTGAGCATCTGCTTTCAAGTTACAGCTATTCCCCTCCAAATTCCCATTCAGAGATTAGGGAAAGTATGGAGGATTTTGGAAATGGGGATAAACCTGTCTGGTATACAGAAGTTGGCTGGCATCGTGATGTGGGTCATTATGACGCGGATGAACATGAATCTGTTACAGAAAGATTGCAGGCTGCATATGTATCTAGATTATATTTAATTGCAATGCGGCTAGGTGTTGAAAGGGCACATATCATGTTCGTAAGTGATTCAGATACCTTTAATGGCGGTTTTTTTAATAATGACGATCGTTCATGGTGGGAACAAACTTATGCTGTAAATAATATGATTAACCTTATGCCAAATCCAAAATTAATCGGTGCAGTAAATGATGGAGGTTATGGAGAAAACGATCTTCCTGATTCCTATGGATATTATGCTTATACATTTGATCCTGATACAACTGTTACAGGAGAACCTTCAGTTATTGTTGCATGGAATGTTGAGGGTCCGATTACAGTGGAAATACCCTGCGAATCAGGAGAATATAGAGTCTTTGATATGCTGGGAGGCGATGAGAAGGCAATCACAACCTCATCGCAACTTAGGGTTAATATTGGCCCCTGCCCAATATATATTGTAAGGGTAGAATGA
- a CDS encoding CsgG/HfaB family protein, whose translation MKKIIFALLMMISFIISLPLYSAEKLTVAVLDLTAKGVDNRISFAVSNIIRSEFVNIGNFTVVERSQMKAILDEQALQMTGCTDADCAVEFGKILSARRIVVGEVNSIGKSIIITARYINVESGASLFSAKQESGSLDDVADAASVLAKDLARRIVSGDKEIITPITPLGYYARSSVPGWGQLFVGQDTKGYAFMGGFVATVGFAVYGLMNYSSKQSDYDDLSRGASKDTFDKKYDDAEKAGYLAAGAVSLAALVYIANWVDVLFFSKPDFETDKSVDSAENRIKLDIAFTNSENIPASGNHSVNLGVSLRY comes from the coding sequence ATGAAGAAAATTATATTTGCATTATTAATGATGATTTCATTTATCATCTCGCTTCCATTGTATTCAGCAGAGAAGCTAACTGTGGCTGTTCTTGATTTGACTGCTAAGGGTGTTGACAATAGGATATCCTTCGCTGTTTCAAATATAATCAGATCAGAATTCGTGAACATCGGCAACTTTACTGTTGTTGAGAGATCGCAGATGAAGGCTATTTTGGATGAACAGGCTCTGCAGATGACAGGGTGTACTGATGCTGACTGCGCAGTTGAATTTGGAAAGATCTTATCAGCAAGAAGAATCGTTGTTGGCGAGGTTAATTCAATAGGCAAGTCAATAATAATTACAGCAAGATATATCAATGTTGAATCAGGAGCATCGCTCTTTTCAGCAAAACAGGAGAGCGGGTCTCTGGACGATGTTGCTGATGCCGCATCAGTCCTTGCAAAGGACCTTGCCAGGAGGATTGTATCTGGTGACAAAGAGATAATCACTCCAATAACTCCCCTTGGTTATTATGCAAGATCCAGCGTGCCCGGCTGGGGACAGCTTTTCGTGGGCCAGGATACTAAAGGATACGCATTTATGGGAGGATTTGTCGCAACAGTCGGTTTTGCTGTATATGGATTGATGAATTACAGCTCCAAACAGAGCGATTACGATGATCTGTCCAGAGGCGCCTCAAAGGACACATTCGATAAAAAGTATGACGATGCTGAAAAAGCAGGATACTTGGCAGCAGGCGCAGTAAGTCTTGCCGCTCTGGTATATATTGCCAACTGGGTGGATGTTCTCTTCTTCTCCAAGCCAGACTTTGAAACAGATAAGAGTGTTGATAGCGCAGAAAACAGGATTAAGCTGGATATTGCTTTTACAAACTCTGAGAATATTCCTGCATCTGGCAATCATTCTGTAAATTTAGGTGTATCATTGCGATATTAA